GAGTAGAAGTATATAACTTAATGGAAGAAAAGATGAAAGTTTATATTTTTTCATGACTATCTCCTAGTGTTTAGTAATGTAAGTAAATCCAGTTGATTATAATATAGAAAATCAAAATGGGCTATCGATTTCACTTACATTTTTTTGTATTAACCTTACATTTTTGTCACTTGACTTTTAATGGGAGGATGAGATATGAAACGTTTGCTTGTTTTGTTGGTTCTTATATTGTTATGTCTCGTGGGAGCTGGATGTGCAAAGAATAAGGATGTGCCATCTGCTTTAGAGTATAGCGGGAGAGCGCTTGTAATTGGAGTTATCGGTGAGGCGCCAAAGGATACATTTAGAAACATAAAGTTTGTGAAGGTGAATTTAGATCAGATAAAAGAGAAATCAGAGAAAGTCGACGGATTTCTCGTTATGAAAGAATATTTTCAAGAAGCATCAGAAGAAAAATATACAGAGCTATTTTTAGGATTAAAAAAGCCAGTGTTTTTTATCGGTTTAAAGGATAAGCCATATTTGATTTTTATAGAAAAAGATTTGGATTATAACAATGCACCAACAGATAAAGCAATGATGTATACACAAGGATTTGTAAATCTAGGAAGTAGTGAAGGGCAGTATTGGGGCACTGGTTTATACAATGATACGATTTCGGAGCAAAGTATTCATAATATGTATATATACGTATTTCAAACGATTGCAGATTATTTGAGCAGGCATTGAGAAGCTCCGGACTAGGGGCTTTTTATTTTTTAGTTATTTAAATAAACGTTTGTTTAAGATGTATGTTCGGTCTAAATGATACATAATGAATGAAGAGGGGAAATTTTTATATTTATTTTTTTATATATTATTTTTCTTTAAATGGCGGAAAATAAGGAAAATTTGCAGGATAAAAGAAAATTGTCGCGAAATAAGTTAAAGTTTGGAGAAGAATCGTTTGAAATAATAAAACGTTTTCTATATGATAAAGGTAAAGGTTAGTAAAAAGTAGGTGAATTTATGGCAGTAACATTTTATTCATATCCAAAGTGTGGAACATGTCAAAAAGCAAAAAAATGGTTTGAGGCAAACGATGTAGCATATGAAATGATTCATATTGTTGAAAATCCACCATCAAAAGAAGATTTGCGTAATTTACATGCGAAAAGTGAATTGCCATTAAAAAAATTCTTTAATACAAGTGGAATGCGTTACCGTGAACTTGGCTTAAAAGATAAGTTAAAAGATGCAAGTGAGGACGAAATGTTTGAGCTATTAGCATCTGATGGCATGTTGATTAAACGTCCAATCGTAACAGATGGCACGAATGTAACACTTGGTTTTAACGAAGAGCAGTTTGAAAGTGTGTGGAAAAAGTACCAATAAGGTATTTTTACATAATTAATACATTCACTGGAGGTACAGTCATGAGCATTCCAAATCATTTACGTTACTCTGAAGAACACGAATGGGTAAAAACTGAAGGCAACGAAGTTGTTATCGGTATTACTCATTTTGCACAAAGTGAGTTAGGCGATATCGTATTCGTTGAACTTCCTGAAGTAGGTGCAACAATTGAAGCTGACGAGCCATTCGGAAGCGTAGAATCTGTTAAAACAGTTTCTGAATTATACGCACCTGTAAGTGGTAAAGTTGTGGCAGTAAACGAAGAATTAAGCGACCAACCAGAACTTGTTAACGAATCTCCGTACGAAGGTGCATGGATGGTTAAGATTGAACTTTCTGATGCAAGTGAAGTAGAGAAGTTATTATCTGCAGAACAATACGCAGAAATGACAAACCAAGACTAATTTTAGTCGAGATAAAAAGGACAGCCTATGTGCTGTCCTTTTTATTTTTCATTGCGTAAAAGGACACCTTCTGTGCTAGAAGCTTCATCCCCCCCACATTCTGAGCGAGCCGCCTGCGCTTTTCTTTTAATCCAGCTCCAGCGGCAAGGATGCTCGGTGGCTTCCCTTCTTCCTACGAGGCAAAAAAGCGCCTTTACGTCAGGAATTCCAACGTCCTTCTGTTCTGAGCGAGCCGCTTCCACTTTTCTTTATCCAGCTCCGCCTCATAGTCCTTCATGTCTAAGAACCTTCCGCACAAGAAGACAAAAAACGCCTTCTGTGCGAAAGAGCCTTAGCCAACAGGGCTAAACAGTTTCACAAAAATAAACAGGAAACAACATGAAAAGAACGAATATACTATATACTAAAGTAAGGTTGTTTTATAGTATATGGTGATCGGGTGATGACATATGGTCTATGTAGAGAAAGTCATTATTGTCGAAGGAAAATCAGATAGAAGAAAGATTGAATCTATTATTCGCGAACCAGTGGAAATTGTTTGTACAAATGGTACAATTGGTTTGTCGAAAATGGATGAACTCATTGATCAGTTTTTTGATAAAGAAGTATATGTGCTAGTGGATGCTGATGCTGCAGGTGAAAAGCTCAGAAAACAATTTCGTAAAGAATTTCCGCAAGCTGAGCATATTTACATTGATCGTTCGTATCGTGAAGTGGCAACTGCTCCTTCTAATCATTTAGCGAACGTATTATGGGGAGCTGACATTGACGTTTATACAGAATATTTACGGTAAGGAATGATAGAAGTGATTGACTGGACAGGTGCTGAAGCTACAGCTTTAATAGCAGACCAAGAAAAAACAGTGTTATATGTATATACACCGATGTGTGGAACATGCCAATTAGCAAAGAAGATGTTAACAGTTGT
This sequence is a window from Bacillus pseudomycoides DSM 12442. Protein-coding genes within it:
- the gcvH gene encoding glycine cleavage system protein GcvH, with the translated sequence MSIPNHLRYSEEHEWVKTEGNEVVIGITHFAQSELGDIVFVELPEVGATIEADEPFGSVESVKTVSELYAPVSGKVVAVNEELSDQPELVNESPYEGAWMVKIELSDASEVEKLLSAEQYAEMTNQD
- a CDS encoding toprim domain-containing protein, translating into MVYVEKVIIVEGKSDRRKIESIIREPVEIVCTNGTIGLSKMDELIDQFFDKEVYVLVDADAAGEKLRKQFRKEFPQAEHIYIDRSYREVATAPSNHLANVLWGADIDVYTEYLR
- a CDS encoding arsenate reductase family protein; amino-acid sequence: MAVTFYSYPKCGTCQKAKKWFEANDVAYEMIHIVENPPSKEDLRNLHAKSELPLKKFFNTSGMRYRELGLKDKLKDASEDEMFELLASDGMLIKRPIVTDGTNVTLGFNEEQFESVWKKYQ